Proteins encoded by one window of Candidatus Nezhaarchaeota archaeon:
- a CDS encoding radical SAM protein: MPKNEEALQGYPRMLKRGVKFNPLEVARQTESIVCKDGARKYTAFYATGVYGGIATGYVVGCCLRCYFCWTDLSRDFPEVYGKFYSAEEVCENIVKVARKWRVNKARISGGEPTLCRKHLTRLLELIQDREEVKLFILETNGILFGAYESYVKDIAGLSKVYVRVSLKAGEPEAFESRTGASKDFFELPFKAIKNLLENNVRFHVAAMTDPRIMPPEERRKLLERLAEIDQFVAANLEEEVCDPYEGTLARMHFYGIDPIKFFGGRY; this comes from the coding sequence ATGCCTAAGAACGAGGAGGCCTTGCAGGGTTACCCTAGGATGCTTAAGAGGGGTGTCAAGTTTAATCCCCTTGAAGTTGCCAGGCAGACTGAAAGCATAGTGTGCAAGGATGGTGCTAGGAAGTATACAGCCTTCTATGCTACTGGCGTTTATGGTGGAATCGCAACTGGATACGTTGTTGGCTGTTGTCTAAGATGCTACTTTTGCTGGACGGACTTGAGCAGAGACTTCCCTGAAGTGTACGGTAAGTTTTACTCAGCTGAAGAGGTTTGCGAGAACATAGTTAAAGTGGCTAGAAAGTGGAGAGTTAACAAAGCTAGGATTAGTGGTGGTGAACCTACACTATGTAGAAAACATCTAACAAGACTTCTTGAGTTAATTCAAGATAGAGAGGAGGTGAAGCTATTCATACTTGAAACCAACGGGATACTATTTGGAGCCTATGAAAGCTATGTCAAGGATATCGCAGGTCTTAGCAAGGTTTATGTAAGGGTCTCACTTAAAGCAGGTGAACCGGAGGCATTTGAATCTAGGACGGGAGCTTCAAAGGATTTCTTTGAACTTCCATTTAAAGCCATTAAGAACCTACTTGAGAACAACGTAAGGTTTCACGTTGCAGCCATGACCGATCCGAGAATTATGCCTCCTGAAGAGAGGAGAAAACTATTGGAGAGATTAGCAGAAATCGATCAATTCGTAGCAGCTAACTTAGAGGAGGAGGTTTGTGACCCATACGAGGGGACACTGGCACGAATGCACTTCTATGGAATAGACCCCATAAAGTTCTTTGGTGGGAGGTATTAG
- a CDS encoding helix-turn-helix domain-containing protein, whose amino-acid sequence MSEVEKIKEVLKQNPKGLPATKIAELAGLSKAKAAKLLNQLETTGEVVVEMRGCRKTYKPKG is encoded by the coding sequence ATGTCTGAAGTTGAGAAAATTAAAGAAGTTTTGAAGCAGAATCCTAAGGGCTTGCCAGCGACTAAGATAGCTGAGCTTGCAGGCTTAAGCAAGGCTAAAGCGGCGAAGCTCCTTAACCAGCTTGAAACCACTGGAGAGGTAGTCGTGGAGATGAGAGGTTGTAGGAAAACCTATAAACCTAAAGGCTGA
- a CDS encoding TIGR00303 family protein: protein MEFSVIGSHSIMNEVIDKVKTGRVMALYFIGSTRTSTIPGISIAGATPDLTLYTPACDVEYLVYGAPKSFNVIPVTPEGIPTPAIITRTCLNLCKIPYIVVDVGSAIEPKIPHVVLPSRRVGEFINTGSALPYEVTKSLYDEARTLAHTIHGVDVYLLGESIPGGTTTTLGILSALGYNAWGKVSSASPSNPHELKERIVREGLEKARLRVDEVRKDPIKAVSALGDPVHVSMAGFVHGALENGAKVVLAGGTQMASVIAIAKHMNLNLRGSVITVTTRWITSDKLSSIANLIGSIEPAVPIVSVNLDFSKAPYVGLRRYEDGYVKEGVGAGGTAFIAHVLTERGMADIEEAIYEEYGRLIKQIR, encoded by the coding sequence ATGGAGTTCTCCGTCATTGGATCACACAGCATCATGAATGAGGTGATCGATAAGGTTAAGACGGGTAGAGTTATGGCGCTCTACTTCATAGGTTCAACGCGGACATCAACAATACCTGGGATAAGCATCGCTGGTGCTACGCCTGATCTTACACTCTATACCCCTGCTTGTGATGTGGAGTATCTAGTATATGGTGCGCCCAAGAGTTTCAATGTCATTCCCGTAACGCCGGAAGGCATACCGACGCCCGCCATCATAACGAGGACGTGCCTCAACTTGTGCAAGATACCCTACATCGTCGTTGATGTGGGCTCAGCCATAGAGCCCAAGATTCCACACGTGGTCCTACCGAGTAGGAGAGTAGGTGAATTCATCAACACTGGGAGTGCTTTGCCATATGAGGTTACTAAGTCGTTATACGATGAGGCTAGAACGTTAGCTCATACAATTCATGGAGTTGACGTGTACTTGCTTGGGGAGAGCATACCTGGAGGAACAACGACTACTCTAGGAATTCTATCAGCTCTAGGCTATAATGCTTGGGGGAAGGTCAGTAGCGCTTCGCCATCGAATCCTCATGAACTCAAGGAGAGGATCGTTAGGGAGGGCCTCGAGAAAGCAAGATTAAGGGTTGATGAGGTGAGGAAGGACCCTATTAAAGCAGTTTCAGCACTAGGCGACCCGGTACACGTCTCCATGGCCGGCTTCGTTCACGGAGCGCTGGAGAATGGAGCTAAGGTCGTGCTGGCAGGTGGAACACAAATGGCATCTGTCATAGCAATAGCGAAGCACATGAACTTAAATCTAAGAGGCTCAGTCATCACAGTCACTACGAGGTGGATAACATCAGATAAGTTGTCGAGCATAGCGAATCTAATAGGGTCTATTGAGCCCGCGGTGCCCATAGTCTCAGTTAACTTAGACTTCTCGAAGGCGCCTTATGTTGGGCTGAGACGCTATGAGGATGGATATGTAAAGGAAGGTGTTGGAGCTGGTGGAACAGCCTTCATAGCTCACGTATTGACTGAGAGGGGCATGGCGGACATAGAAGAAGCCATATACGAAGAATATGGGAGGCTAATTAAGCAGATCCGTTAA
- a CDS encoding C-GCAxxG-C-C family protein yields the protein MNKAEEAYQLAFRYGVEYKNCSQAVLRAIYEVLNLKGAELVIKSAHPLAGGLGLSGNCTCGALAGGVLALGLVYGRSLENMGKKGFLKSYVKAKELYDMFVNEFGGCSCKDVQLRLFGRSFNLWNPEDFRKFEEMGGHKDKCTEVSGKVARWVVEIILADEEAKKQLKIEE from the coding sequence ATGAATAAGGCTGAAGAGGCTTATCAATTAGCGTTCAGGTATGGTGTCGAATACAAGAATTGCTCGCAAGCCGTCTTAAGGGCTATTTACGAGGTGCTTAACCTTAAGGGGGCCGAGTTAGTAATTAAGTCAGCTCATCCCCTAGCTGGAGGCCTAGGACTTAGTGGAAATTGTACGTGTGGAGCTCTAGCGGGAGGCGTATTAGCGTTAGGCTTAGTATACGGTAGGAGCTTAGAGAACATGGGCAAGAAGGGGTTCCTCAAGTCGTACGTGAAGGCAAAGGAGCTCTACGACATGTTTGTAAACGAGTTTGGAGGTTGCTCGTGTAAGGATGTCCAGCTAAGACTCTTTGGAAGATCCTTTAACCTCTGGAATCCAGAGGACTTTAGAAAATTCGAGGAGATGGGTGGACACAAGGATAAGTGTACAGAGGTCTCTGGTAAGGTAGCTAGGTGGGTTGTTGAAATAATTTTAGCAGATGAGGAAGCAAAGAAGCAACTAAAAATTGAGGAGTAA